The genomic interval catccctctaagtattcgttacgatgtcactaacacccagtatatcatcatcatcaatcagctCACATCATGGTTGGAGTGTAGCTAAGGCGGCACTATGGGTTGGGACTGAAAAATTTTGGTCGATTTTGTATGACTCATGTACATAACCGAATTTTCTCACATCCccctgctgggtataggcctcctccattttgcaccaGCCATTTATGTCGTAACTGTAATAGGAACGCACGTATTCACTGAATGACATCCAAGGTGCAAAGGTAAACaatgcgtattttttttttagtccgCAAATTGGACGCGACGGAACAAAGTCTAAACTGCGGCCTTGAACCAGCAGAACGAGGCTAACGTGCGATAGCGTACTACCAGCTATTTATAGATAACACACGGCGCCGTTTAGCTAAAATTATATTCATACTCACGCAATCTTCCAGCGCAAATACGTTCCGACAATTCCACACCTACACCTCGCACTTccgcttatttatttaatttcacaaAATTTCTACACTTTTTTCATACGGCCGACTTGAAAAATCAAACTTCGAGTGAGCGCCTGAATTTATAAAATGCCgtctatttattgtttattcgtatttttttaacaaaaaatttCCAAAACAACACACACATAACCCGATCCTATCAAAAACACACTGAACATTTTGACGTTTCATTGTTGGTATTGCCAGCGTCAAGAAAAACTACCATTTTCTTAATTTTCTACCACATTTTTCTGGTTTTCATGCGCAAAAAGCGCACCAAGTTCCGGTGATTCCGGATATGGTGGTGACTAATCTGTCATTTAACTGTCAATTTTGGTGAAGTAAACAAAACCTTGCGTGTTTACGACAAAAATTAAGTTTATAATTGTTTAACGTGTGAAATTGTTGTTTAAAAGCcatcaatttattatttgtcaAGTTGTTCACCGATTGGAGTGAATATTCTGTGAATACCACGGTGAGTTTTACTGGAATTGTTTGATCAATAGTCATGTGCGTCTACCGCTGTCGAATGAGGTCATCAGAGCAGCAAATTCATGTTAATTTCTCATAAAGTACCATTTATCAATACAAATTATTACTAATACAAGGATTTAATTGGAATTCTTAAGATTAATGTTTATCGAAATTAAAATGTTAGCCTTTCACTGTCATCTTTATGCgagaaatcttttaaaaatatccGCTTTGAGTTATTGCTTATACAAGTTCAACATATCCTTGCCACCCACACATCCTTTCACGTTTATAATGTGTGGGATggagcaatatttattttcgtaattaattaattatcaaaaaATTAAGCATTgaaaaacttaaattaaattagtaaGTTTACTTTTATCTGAGGATAAAATAATGCAACAACATAAGTTGTGTAACATAACAATTTACTatcaagtttttttattaaaactactATACAATGATCaggtagtaaaaaaaaaataaataaaataaaagaataaataaatagaagaaGCGTAGAATCAGTTTtcctctaaatgtgttgtgaatGTACACAGACACACATAATTAACTCACACCTATCTCCCactgaggtaagcagagactatggcattccatttgcttcgatcctaattTAACCATGTGAGTGAGACTGATCCTGcagacaaattgcttatgcaattttgcaggacattgcatttatactagtgttacttaaggcttaataataataaataataaaaaaaaatccagacACTATTTTTGTGCATGTGTGTGAAATAAAGTGTATATTAAGTAGTGTATAGTAGTGTGTAGTAGTAGTGTATATTAGTGAAAGTGTGTTTCTATTCTATATTATAATTGTCAAGTATGCTTATCTCAACTCGCATGCATATTTCAGGAGTCAGTAGAGTACACTCAGTATCATGGAGCAAGTGATCCAACAAGTGGCACAGACTGTGGAGAAGAAGCTCGACCAGGAACTTGAgcggtatttttttaatttcctaacttacattagtaagtagatagataatagggtgaacagcctgtactatcctaaccaaactagggatcacaaaatgatttttgtgatatgtccccaccgggattcgaaatcGGGACcagcttaaaaaaaaaatatatatttatttttcaaaattggcttacaaagttagtgctttttgaatgtcaaaaacttaaattacatattatgtaactagctgtaaaactactaccacatcagaATCTGTAACGTTGTGAAACATATTCAAGCAATGTTAATGTGTTGCATTCCAGGCTTGATACTCTGGACAGCGGAGACCTGGAAGCGATCCGGCAGCAACGCCTCAACGAGATGAAGCAACGCGCCAAACAGAAGCAGGAGTGGCTGGCCAATGTAAGACATAACCATATTAGAAAAAAATTGATTGATTCCATACATATGTTAGTCTGATTGACTCGCATGCTATGTGAGTATATTAGCATTTTAGTGGCTCAAAAATGACGCAATGAAAATCTTACCGCGGGGGGCGGGGCCTCAAAATCATACCGTCATACCTAACCTTTGGGGCTTGGTGTAATGGTATAGATTCCAGCCCTGAAAAAGTTGCGTTGTTTGTAGAGATATCGATTTCCGGATCTCGAATCCTTGGATCCCGGCATCACGATTCCCCGGATTCTGGGATCTCTATCCCCGGATTTCGGGATCTCGATACCCGGATCCCAGGATCTCGAATCCCCTGATCCTAGGATCGAGATCTCAAATACATCtttaatttaaagaaatagTTGCAACTGATCACGCGATTGAATGAGAAAAAGGAATCGTCACACACAACCGTCACATATTTTTAGTTTAATGGAATTATGTGATCAGATGGAAACTTTTGTGTGATCTGATGCAACTGTCAACAACTCACATGATCCATTGGAAATAACCCGTTCTAAGGGGTTCGAACACCAACAccagctgcagtagttttgggcggatgagacgttcgttatgtaaaaattgacaattcaaagtgtaactatgttacctactgaataaagatattttgaatttgaatttgaacatctTCCAGGGCCACGGTGAATACACAGAGATTGACGGTGAGAAGGAGTTCTTCACGGTGTGCAACAAGAGTGTGAACGTGGTGTGCCACTTCTACAAGAACGACTCCCCGCGCTGCAAGATCGTGGACATGCACCTCAGGATGTTGGCCAAGAAACATGTGGAGACACGGTTCGTCAAGCTGGACGCGGAGCGCGCGCCGTTCCTTACAGGTGAGACGGGCATTGTAGTATGAACTTGCGTAGCCATGCGCGGCGTATGTGACCCATTATTTATGTGATTGTATCTTGCGAtagagaagctcggtggcgcagcggtaaacgcgctcggtctgcgattgttgaagttaagcaactttcgcaaaggccggtcataggatgggtgaccacaaaaaaaaaatcatctcgagctcctccgtgcttcggaaggcacgttaagccgttggtcccgggtgcattaggcccgatctccctatccatccatagggaaggcccgtgccccagcagtggggacgttaatgggcttatgatgatgattttgcGATCAATCTCTGACTACAAGCAGATGAGTTGGCTTTATATGATATTGAGCAAGCTACTCCCAGCGGAGTAAGTTCTTTCTTTCATCTAGTCCCTTCAGCCTGACTAACGCACTTATCGAAAATATCTCGTTTCTTTTTTAGACCAtttgtataataatgtattgtaagcagaaacggcctctgtgatccagtggttgagcgttaggctcacgatccgaaggcctcgggtggggagatatcacaaaaatcattttgtgatccgtagtttggttaggacattacagtctggtcacctgattgtccaaaaaagtaagatgatccgtggttcggaaggcacgttcagccgttagtcccggttagtatatactgatgtaagtgagtaattgttacatgaaccatgtcaggggcttgtggcggctcaataataactgcaccagggttgatgaggctggtattccacctcacaacccacacgataagaagaagaagcagaaaCAGAACATAAAGACAAATAGGTTATAAACAATGGAAAAGCCTTCGGCAGCTTTATAGAAAAATCAGTGAAATCAAACGCAGTGCTTTGCCCAGTTAACAAAGACCCCTCCCCCCTCAACCCGCACGTGCCACCCACTCATACGCGTCTCCCCCCGCAGGTCGCCTCAAGATCCGCGTGATCCCCACTATAGCGTGCGTGAAGGACAACAAGACGCGGGACTTCATCGTCGGGTTCACCGACCTCGGCAACCGGGACGACTTCTCCACCGACATGCTGGAGTGGAGGATAGCCAGGTAAcaccacaccccagacactccttagaaaagtttattttttacacaaacACCACATGTATGCAGTTTGCGCCGACTTTCCAGACTAGGTTCTCacacaatacagatggcgctgcgcgctgtaaagattttccttcgtataaccttctaatttcatggattacagaaagaaagaaagaaaatatttattcggcatacttaacactaattaacaaaaaaaaaattatacatagtgccgaaacggcttcagctcagcaaatgtcacggctTAGCTGTAgcaagactatgacgctgattttcagctgcagccagCATATgtgt from Pectinophora gossypiella chromosome 29, ilPecGoss1.1, whole genome shotgun sequence carries:
- the LOC126379598 gene encoding thioredoxin domain-containing protein 9, whose translation is MEQVIQQVAQTVEKKLDQELERLDTLDSGDLEAIRQQRLNEMKQRAKQKQEWLANGHGEYTEIDGEKEFFTVCNKSVNVVCHFYKNDSPRCKIVDMHLRMLAKKHVETRFVKLDAERAPFLTGRLKIRVIPTIACVKDNKTRDFIVGFTDLGNRDDFSTDMLEWRIARSEAIEYSGDLLVPPSEGPKKRMVVQAKKTIRGRQDDSDSDLDLSD